One Thermogemmatispora onikobensis DNA segment encodes these proteins:
- a CDS encoding amidohydrolase — protein sequence MSRIAYLNGNLYTMDAARPRAQALAVERESGRIVAVGDNEEVRRAAGAQAELFDLRGKTVLPGFIDAHIHLQATAYRSHDIDAAACTSADEVAQLVRERAARTPLGEWVVGSQWDRNRWPGRAFPTRAVLDAAAPEHPVALWSKDGHLLWVNSLALERAGISAETPDPPGGAILRDGSGQPTGILQEGAAMELVARLIAAPSPSLACQLLEETCAALLRSGITAIHDIEDRGVYELLASLRTEGRLPLRVRMILQRHPLPELRAGLLKADEEDALLRIGGIKIFADGTLGSQTAAMLESYEGSPSNYGILATPEEQMRTLVREASELDLIIAIHAIGDRAARVALDAIELAQHQLAGQGGSMGRRLRYRLEHVQLIHPSDLERMHRLGVIASVQPYHAVADRDIAERYWGARHRQAYIYRTMHERGIPLALGSDAPVELFEPLRIIYAAVKRTDPESGRPSWLPEQVLPLRAALYGYTLGAAYAGAEEDDKGSLSVGKFGDAVVLPEDPFQIPPERLVSNGIQATIVGGLPVYGEV from the coding sequence ATGAGCCGCATCGCCTATCTCAACGGCAATCTCTATACGATGGACGCGGCCCGACCCCGGGCGCAGGCCCTGGCGGTCGAGCGCGAAAGCGGGCGTATTGTGGCGGTTGGAGACAATGAAGAGGTACGGCGGGCCGCTGGAGCGCAGGCCGAGCTGTTCGACCTGCGCGGCAAGACCGTGCTGCCGGGCTTCATCGATGCTCATATTCATCTGCAGGCCACTGCTTACCGGTCCCATGACATCGATGCAGCGGCCTGCACGAGCGCCGACGAGGTGGCGCAGCTGGTGCGCGAGCGCGCGGCCCGCACGCCCCTCGGTGAGTGGGTCGTTGGCAGCCAATGGGATCGCAATCGCTGGCCGGGGCGCGCCTTTCCCACCAGAGCGGTGCTTGATGCAGCGGCGCCCGAGCATCCCGTGGCCCTCTGGAGCAAGGACGGCCATCTACTCTGGGTGAATTCGCTGGCTCTGGAACGAGCGGGTATCAGCGCCGAGACGCCTGATCCACCCGGCGGTGCGATTCTGCGCGATGGCAGCGGCCAGCCAACCGGCATCTTGCAAGAAGGGGCGGCGATGGAGCTGGTCGCGCGGCTCATTGCTGCGCCTTCTCCCTCGCTGGCATGCCAACTGCTAGAGGAAACCTGTGCAGCGCTCCTGCGCTCGGGCATTACAGCCATCCACGACATCGAAGATCGTGGAGTCTATGAGCTTCTGGCCTCCCTGCGCACAGAGGGACGGCTACCCCTGCGCGTGCGCATGATCCTTCAGCGCCATCCTTTGCCCGAGCTGCGGGCCGGTCTGCTCAAGGCGGACGAAGAGGATGCCCTCTTGCGTATTGGCGGAATCAAGATCTTCGCCGATGGTACCCTTGGTTCGCAGACCGCCGCCATGCTCGAAAGCTACGAGGGTAGCCCCTCAAACTATGGGATTCTGGCTACGCCCGAGGAGCAGATGCGGACCCTGGTCAGGGAGGCCAGCGAGCTAGATTTGATCATCGCCATCCACGCTATTGGCGATCGCGCGGCCCGTGTGGCGCTTGACGCCATCGAGCTGGCTCAGCATCAGCTCGCCGGGCAGGGCGGGAGCATGGGCAGGCGTCTGCGCTATCGTCTGGAGCATGTCCAGCTCATTCACCCCAGCGACCTGGAGCGGATGCACCGTCTGGGCGTGATTGCCTCCGTGCAGCCTTACCATGCCGTGGCCGATCGGGACATCGCCGAACGCTACTGGGGGGCGCGCCATCGGCAAGCCTACATCTACCGCACCATGCACGAGCGTGGTATCCCGCTCGCCCTTGGTTCGGATGCGCCCGTCGAGCTATTTGAGCCGCTGCGCATCATCTACGCCGCCGTGAAACGCACCGATCCCGAAAGTGGGCGTCCCTCCTGGCTGCCGGAGCAGGTCCTGCCGCTGAGGGCGGCCCTCTATGGCTACACCCTTGGGGCGGCCTATGCCGGGGCTGAGGAAGATGACAAAGGCTCGCTCAGCGTCGGCAAGTTCGGGGACGCCGTGGTCTTGCCAGAAGATCCCTTCCAGATTCCGCCCGAGCGCCTCGTCAGCAATGGCATCCAGGCCACCATCGTTGGCGGCCTGCCGGTCTACGGAGAAGTCTAG
- a CDS encoding protein-tyrosine phosphatase family protein, translating into MAVVRGLYTVDLLKDQRLSIMGHPAGGALLEQAIKMLRSAGVDVLVSLLTGEEIEEIGLQHEAQTCREQGVRYFHFPIADLQGPPLDGAIQDLLSELYGLLSAGHHIAIHCRLGIGRSAMIAAALLVRAGYSVPLAVGLLSSARGCFVPQTATQLEWIEALERYYRQQGQPFLDDAGAELD; encoded by the coding sequence ATGGCTGTGGTGAGAGGATTGTACACCGTTGACTTGTTGAAGGATCAGCGCCTGAGCATCATGGGCCATCCAGCGGGCGGCGCGCTGCTGGAGCAGGCCATCAAGATGCTGCGCAGCGCTGGCGTCGATGTGCTGGTTTCGCTGCTGACGGGCGAGGAAATCGAAGAGATTGGCCTGCAGCACGAGGCGCAGACCTGCCGGGAGCAGGGGGTGCGCTATTTCCATTTCCCGATTGCCGATCTGCAGGGGCCGCCGCTGGATGGCGCCATTCAGGACCTGCTGAGCGAGCTGTATGGCCTGCTGAGCGCCGGTCACCATATCGCCATCCACTGCCGTCTCGGCATCGGGCGCTCGGCTATGATCGCCGCCGCCCTGCTGGTGCGCGCCGGCTACTCGGTGCCGCTGGCCGTGGGCCTGCTGTCGTCGGCCCGTGGCTGCTTTGTGCCGCAGACGGCGACGCAGCTAGAATGGATCGAGGCCCTGGAGCGCTACTATCGCCAGCAGGGCCAGCCTTTCCTCGACGATGCCGGAGCCGAGCTGGATTGA
- a CDS encoding transaldolase family protein, with the protein MALYVDTAFIDDITNVARTVPLSGATTNPTLLLAARERGQQLSPRQVLEALLEALSGHVFMQPGANEEEEMYREALSYIEMAPERVIPKIPMNQVGMRVARRLSSQGYALAFTAVTTVPQTYCALQVRADFVIPYYNRLERSGIDAATRIAQMASLCRAQEPATTRVLVASIKTPEEAARALLAGAHDLTAPPQVLLDLISDPLSEEAIQRFNRDWEKMNKL; encoded by the coding sequence ATGGCCCTCTACGTTGATACTGCTTTCATAGATGATATCACGAATGTGGCCCGCACGGTACCTTTGTCCGGCGCAACCACTAACCCCACATTGCTGCTGGCCGCCCGCGAGCGCGGTCAGCAGCTTTCGCCCCGCCAGGTGCTGGAGGCGCTGCTGGAGGCCCTCAGCGGCCATGTTTTCATGCAGCCCGGCGCCAACGAGGAAGAGGAGATGTATCGCGAGGCCCTCAGCTACATCGAAATGGCCCCCGAGCGCGTTATTCCTAAAATTCCAATGAACCAGGTGGGAATGCGCGTGGCCCGCCGCCTGAGTAGCCAGGGCTATGCGCTGGCCTTTACCGCCGTCACAACCGTGCCCCAGACCTATTGCGCTCTTCAGGTGCGCGCCGACTTCGTCATCCCCTACTACAACCGCCTGGAACGCTCGGGGATCGATGCCGCCACCCGTATCGCTCAGATGGCCTCGCTCTGCCGCGCTCAGGAGCCAGCAACTACGCGCGTGCTGGTGGCAAGCATTAAGACTCCCGAGGAGGCCGCCCGCGCTCTGCTGGCCGGCGCTCACGACCTGACCGCTCCCCCCCAGGTACTGCTCGATTTGATCAGCGATCCCCTCAGCGAGGAGGCCATCCAGCGCTTCAATCGCGACTGGGAGAAGATGAACAAACTGTAA
- a CDS encoding DUF4129 domain-containing protein, whose product MGQNDPLNGERQPPDDLLTRIALAERRRRRRLSQSTAYLPAVRTTGERLVAYLCLALEVCALAAWLQVLAELHLFMSTFPLFPLWALFPLGAATLWLTRLAELRLVRRTPPLDEFDRPGEPLPGRGLIVGLLIASTLCLCWLNNYAGAFPLYHPAWLLALGRDLLALRPAAYRCLAIFLCATLLIWRGARRARQEAEPALVRRAFIGSGLLLLLAILVHLGPGSETDHALASAGTLVFFLLVPLFIYGALLAQALAQAIAERRLHPLGLEGSAQEQEQAILLFFLGLGLLIALLSLAVVVLAGASLLEVLHRELTLLAIPYDWLVRGLAQLIVWLLSPLVWLLQALHFQSHELVIHPPRGPGQPGLRPPEEGADLPASLLLASRLLVLLFLLLIAVGCVRLVGRSLRQRRVRLYERGELEERHESLWSTALFWGQIWALLQALLRRMQEVLLRGRQAASARWRLQQRARHEATKSLASMRAIYRALLEEARQQGYPRLPSETPLEYRQRLEAKTPLADPRLGMLTGAYLPARYGRQEPETARMAQLRACWEEVRNRWRRRR is encoded by the coding sequence TGAGCGTCTGGTCGCCTATCTCTGCCTGGCCCTTGAGGTCTGCGCTCTGGCCGCCTGGCTCCAGGTACTGGCTGAGCTGCATCTCTTCATGAGCACCTTCCCACTGTTCCCCCTCTGGGCGCTCTTCCCGCTCGGCGCGGCTACCCTCTGGCTCACACGCCTTGCTGAGCTGCGCCTTGTACGCCGCACGCCGCCGCTCGACGAGTTCGACCGTCCTGGCGAGCCCCTGCCGGGCCGAGGTCTCATTGTCGGCTTGCTGATCGCCAGCACCCTTTGTCTCTGCTGGCTCAACAACTATGCGGGAGCCTTTCCCCTCTACCATCCGGCCTGGCTACTCGCGCTGGGCCGCGACCTGCTCGCTCTACGACCTGCCGCCTACCGCTGTCTGGCCATTTTCCTCTGCGCCACGCTGCTGATCTGGCGGGGGGCGAGGCGCGCGCGTCAGGAGGCGGAGCCTGCGCTGGTGCGTCGAGCCTTCATCGGCAGTGGCCTGCTGCTCTTACTGGCGATCCTCGTCCATCTTGGGCCTGGTAGCGAGACTGATCACGCTCTGGCCAGTGCGGGCACGCTCGTTTTCTTCCTGCTCGTCCCGCTCTTTATCTACGGCGCGCTCTTAGCGCAGGCGCTGGCGCAGGCCATCGCGGAGCGCCGCCTCCATCCTCTCGGCCTGGAGGGCAGTGCTCAGGAACAGGAGCAAGCCATCCTGCTCTTCTTCCTGGGCCTGGGCCTGCTCATCGCACTCCTCAGTCTGGCGGTTGTCGTCCTGGCGGGGGCCAGCCTCTTGGAGGTCCTCCACCGCGAACTGACGCTTCTGGCGATCCCGTATGATTGGCTTGTGCGCGGCCTTGCCCAGCTCATCGTCTGGCTACTCTCGCCGCTGGTCTGGCTGCTGCAGGCTCTCCATTTTCAAAGTCACGAGCTGGTCATCCATCCGCCGCGAGGACCAGGCCAGCCGGGCCTGAGACCACCAGAAGAAGGCGCGGACCTGCCAGCGAGCCTGCTGCTGGCCAGCCGCCTCCTGGTGCTGCTCTTCTTGCTCCTGATCGCCGTTGGCTGCGTTCGGCTGGTCGGCAGAAGCTTGCGCCAGCGGCGGGTGCGCCTCTATGAGCGAGGGGAGCTAGAGGAGCGCCATGAGAGCCTGTGGTCGACAGCCCTCTTCTGGGGCCAGATCTGGGCATTGCTGCAGGCCCTGCTGAGGAGGATGCAAGAGGTACTGCTGCGCGGACGGCAGGCGGCGAGTGCGCGCTGGCGCTTGCAGCAAAGAGCACGACATGAAGCGACAAAGAGCCTGGCGAGCATGCGGGCCATCTATCGGGCCCTCCTGGAGGAGGCCCGGCAGCAAGGGTATCCGCGCCTGCCCAGCGAGACGCCCCTGGAGTATCGGCAGCGTCTGGAAGCCAAGACTCCTCTGGCTGATCCGCGCCTGGGGATGCTCACAGGGGCTTATCTGCCGGCGCGCTATGGCCGGCAAGAGCCTGAGACCGCGCGGATGGCTCAGCTGCGCGCTTGTTGGGAAGAGGTGCGCAATCGCTGGCGCCGGCGCCGATAG
- a CDS encoding methyltransferase, which yields MLHPQLLADNVPLQAEQRLLILNSAADPFVQVAARQLSRGRIILAEDNVGALEQAYAAPARSQLQHIPFHEYTRETSPNTIDVAVMNLLYQPSKAWVYYGLEAARYALKPGGRLYVTGAKDRGILSIARRMRESFGNLETVEISKGWRVVAAEKTAETPLPAEPPVWPQREVFAGGELDEGTRLLLDSLEVYVTDVALDLGCGAGYIGLHIAERARKGSVTLVDASLAAVALAQQRLQEKGLSNAQALASDATSAVTGQRFSLIATNPPFHVWGVNTKAVGERFIRESARLLHHRRGRFYLVANRFLKYEPVLEECFEDVQEVGGNSRYKVLRATSPLRPGRRGERERVDELTQLYKGWR from the coding sequence ATGCTCCATCCTCAACTCTTAGCTGACAACGTTCCTTTGCAAGCTGAGCAGCGCTTACTGATCTTGAATTCAGCGGCGGACCCCTTTGTCCAGGTGGCCGCGCGTCAGCTCAGCCGTGGGCGAATCATCCTGGCAGAAGACAACGTCGGCGCCCTTGAACAAGCGTACGCTGCCCCTGCCCGCAGCCAGTTACAACATATTCCTTTCCATGAGTATACGCGAGAAACTTCGCCGAATACCATAGATGTAGCGGTCATGAATCTGCTTTATCAGCCCTCCAAAGCCTGGGTCTACTATGGGCTGGAGGCCGCGCGCTACGCCCTCAAGCCTGGCGGGCGTCTCTATGTGACCGGTGCCAAGGACCGGGGCATCCTCTCGATTGCGCGACGGATGCGCGAGTCCTTTGGCAATCTGGAGACGGTGGAGATCAGCAAGGGCTGGCGCGTGGTAGCGGCGGAGAAGACCGCCGAGACGCCTTTGCCGGCGGAGCCGCCGGTCTGGCCGCAGCGCGAGGTCTTTGCCGGCGGTGAGCTGGACGAAGGGACGCGCCTCTTACTAGACTCGCTGGAGGTCTACGTGACCGATGTGGCGCTCGACCTGGGTTGTGGCGCCGGCTATATTGGCCTGCATATTGCCGAGCGTGCCCGCAAAGGCAGCGTCACCCTGGTTGATGCCAGCCTGGCGGCGGTGGCTCTGGCGCAGCAGCGGCTGCAGGAAAAGGGTCTGAGCAATGCCCAGGCCCTGGCCAGCGATGCTACCAGCGCCGTGACTGGGCAGCGCTTCAGTCTGATCGCGACCAATCCCCCGTTCCATGTCTGGGGGGTGAATACGAAGGCCGTCGGCGAGCGCTTTATTCGCGAAAGCGCTCGCCTTCTGCACCATCGACGTGGGCGTTTCTACCTGGTGGCCAATCGCTTCTTGAAGTACGAGCCGGTGCTGGAGGAGTGCTTTGAGGACGTGCAGGAGGTCGGCGGCAACAGTCGCTACAAGGTCCTGCGCGCTACCTCGCCCCTGCGCCCTGGACGGCGCGGCGAGCGCGAGCGTGTTGATGAGCTAACCCAACTCTATAAAGGATGGCGCTGA